One segment of Methylotuvimicrobium sp. KM2 DNA contains the following:
- a CDS encoding MAPEG family protein produces the protein MISSLYAAMLALLIVWLSLRVIKLRREKKVRLGFGGEPELQAAIRAQGNATEYIPNSLILLVLLELSGAHAVLVHSGSIAVLVSRILHARGLLTESLRYRILGMQVTIFTLIGLAVANLAYVVFSGLRML, from the coding sequence ATGATAAGTTCTTTGTATGCTGCGATGTTGGCCCTATTAATTGTCTGGTTGTCGCTTCGGGTCATAAAGTTGCGCCGGGAAAAGAAAGTGCGTCTCGGCTTTGGAGGCGAACCTGAACTCCAGGCTGCGATCCGAGCTCAAGGAAATGCAACAGAATATATCCCCAATTCTCTCATCTTGCTCGTTCTGCTTGAATTAAGCGGGGCTCATGCAGTCCTCGTGCATTCCGGCAGTATTGCCGTGCTCGTGAGTCGCATCTTGCATGCAAGGGGCTTGCTGACCGAAAGCCTTCGTTATCGCATACTGGGAATGCAAGTTACCATTTTTACATTAATCGGTTTGGCAGTAGCCAACCTCGCTTACGTTGTGTTCAGCGGCTTACGGATGCTCTAA
- a CDS encoding DUF4158 domain-containing protein has translation MQPSDTAYPRFKSRLAQSELERFYTVTDAERAYCDTATRSSTTRLGFALLLKTYQRLGYFVTSEQVPNAIAEHVASSMGEPYDRENLRQYDVSQARRKHLSAVREFLAVKPFGNDGKELMRQTFAEAALTKEDVIDIINIGIETLVRHRYELPAFDTLLREARVSWIATNQALHRQIHDALGDDGRAFLDNLFVVGDDPRRVSPWNDIKQDAAKPTIDGMREWSNAMTG, from the coding sequence TTGCAACCCAGCGATACCGCCTATCCCCGATTCAAAAGCCGACTTGCCCAATCGGAATTGGAGCGTTTCTACACAGTGACGGATGCCGAACGGGCCTATTGCGATACTGCCACTCGCTCAAGCACCACGCGCTTGGGATTTGCTCTGCTTTTAAAAACCTATCAACGACTGGGTTATTTTGTAACCTCCGAGCAAGTGCCGAATGCCATTGCCGAGCATGTCGCCTCTAGCATGGGCGAACCCTATGACCGGGAGAATTTGCGGCAGTACGATGTTTCGCAGGCCAGACGCAAACATTTGTCGGCGGTGCGTGAATTTTTGGCGGTCAAACCCTTCGGCAACGATGGCAAAGAACTGATGCGACAAACTTTTGCCGAAGCGGCACTGACCAAAGAAGACGTTATCGATATTATCAATATCGGCATCGAAACGTTGGTGCGTCATCGTTACGAGTTGCCGGCATTCGACACTTTGCTACGGGAAGCTCGCGTCTCGTGGATTGCAACGAACCAGGCGCTGCACAGGCAAATTCACGATGCACTTGGGGATGATGGCCGGGCTTTTCTCGATAACCTTTTCGTGGTGGGTGATGATCCGCGCCGCGTGAGTCCATGGAACGACATTAAGCAAGATGCGGCCAAGCCTACGATAGACGGCATGCGGGAATGGTCGAACGCTATGACCGGCTGA
- a CDS encoding multidrug efflux RND transporter permease subunit — MHRFTHFFIDRPIFASVLSILIVMVGGLALIALPIAQYPEIAPPTVMVSTVYPGANAAVVAETVATPIEQEVNGVEDMLYLSSQSTNSGNMALTITFKPGTDLDKAQVQVQNRVALAEPKLPEEVRRQGISVKKRSPDLSLVVNLISPDQRYDSVYLSNYALLQIKDTLARLPGVGEILVFGARDYSMRLWLDPEKIAARNMTASDVVNAVREQNTQVAAGVVGQQPSPEATDYQYTVSTLGRLTDPEQFADIVIKQGSDGKITRLKDVARIELGAKDYNSSLYLDGEQTVGLAVFQLPGSNALDTKKAIEAEMEKLKTHFPEGLDYTLVYDTVVFIQQSIDAVVMTLFEALLLVVVVVIVFLQNWRAAIIPLLAVPVSLIGTFAVMAAMGLSLNTLSLFGLVLAIGIVVDDAIVVVENVERHIAEGMSARDATRKAMEEVLGPIIATTLVLVAVFIPTAFITGVSGAFYKQFALTIAVSTLISTLNSLTLSPAMCALLLDRAHGDKDAFTRLLDRVFGWFFVGFNRFFDRFGEGYARLVGRLIRMTALVLTLYVGLNGLNWLAFEKVPTGFIPQQDQGYLILYTQLPDAASLSRTQDVVKEATRIILDTEGVAHVIAYSGWSVLTGANQSNVATMFTPLDSFTDRAGKPELHANEIIKKLQQRLAQIPDAHIAVFAPPPVRGMGSVGGFKLQIQDRTSAGIDALQDVANEMIAEGNQQSGLAGLFTTFRAGVPQLFLDVDRTRAKAMDVPLKEVFETLQIYLGSMYVNDFNSFGRTYQVVAQADAEYRMHPEDIAELKTRNAAGGIVPLGSLVDIKEITGPDKITRYNMYPAAEINGGTLPGISSGQAIDIMSRLLDRQLPPGFGYEWTELSLQQVLAGNVAFLVFPLSVVFVFLVLAAQYESWSLPLAIILIVPMCILSSMTGIWLSGMDNNIFTQVGFIVLVALASKNAILIVEFAKQRQESGLDRFAAVMDASRVRLRPILMTSFAFIMGVLPLVLAQGAGAESRRLLGTAVFSGMIGVTLFGLLLTPVFYVSVQGLVQRLFSSRKPNPQHSTSDSE, encoded by the coding sequence ATGCACCGATTTACACACTTTTTCATCGATCGTCCGATCTTCGCGTCGGTCTTGTCGATCCTGATCGTCATGGTCGGCGGGCTCGCGCTGATCGCATTGCCGATCGCCCAGTATCCTGAAATCGCGCCGCCGACCGTGATGGTCAGCACCGTTTATCCCGGCGCGAATGCCGCGGTCGTCGCCGAAACGGTCGCAACGCCGATCGAACAGGAGGTCAACGGCGTCGAAGACATGCTGTATTTGTCGTCGCAATCGACCAACAGCGGCAATATGGCGCTGACGATTACGTTCAAACCCGGCACCGACCTCGACAAGGCACAGGTCCAGGTGCAAAACCGAGTCGCGCTGGCCGAACCGAAACTGCCCGAGGAGGTCCGGCGTCAAGGCATCAGCGTCAAGAAACGCAGCCCGGACCTCAGCCTGGTCGTCAACCTGATTTCGCCGGATCAACGCTATGACAGCGTCTACCTGAGCAATTACGCATTATTGCAAATCAAGGACACGCTCGCGCGGCTGCCCGGCGTCGGCGAAATACTCGTGTTCGGCGCGCGCGATTACAGCATGCGCCTATGGCTGGACCCGGAAAAAATCGCTGCGCGCAACATGACTGCAAGCGATGTCGTCAATGCCGTGCGCGAACAAAACACACAAGTCGCGGCCGGCGTGGTCGGCCAACAACCGTCTCCGGAAGCGACCGACTATCAATACACGGTCAGCACCTTGGGCCGGTTGACCGACCCGGAACAATTCGCCGACATCGTCATCAAGCAAGGTTCCGACGGAAAAATCACGCGTCTCAAGGACGTCGCGCGTATCGAATTGGGCGCGAAGGATTACAACTCCAGTTTGTATTTGGACGGCGAACAAACGGTCGGCCTAGCCGTTTTCCAATTACCCGGCTCGAATGCCTTGGACACCAAGAAAGCCATCGAAGCCGAGATGGAAAAATTGAAGACGCACTTTCCGGAGGGCCTCGACTACACGCTCGTCTACGACACGGTCGTGTTCATTCAGCAATCGATCGATGCGGTCGTCATGACTTTATTCGAAGCGCTGCTGCTGGTCGTCGTCGTGGTTATCGTCTTCCTGCAGAACTGGCGCGCCGCGATCATTCCGCTGCTCGCGGTGCCGGTGTCGTTGATCGGCACTTTCGCCGTGATGGCCGCCATGGGCTTGTCGTTGAATACCTTGTCGCTGTTCGGATTGGTGCTCGCTATCGGCATCGTCGTCGACGACGCGATCGTCGTCGTCGAAAACGTCGAACGTCATATCGCCGAGGGCATGAGCGCCCGAGACGCGACGCGCAAGGCGATGGAGGAAGTTCTCGGGCCGATCATTGCGACGACGCTGGTGTTGGTCGCGGTGTTCATACCGACCGCCTTCATCACCGGTGTGTCCGGCGCGTTCTATAAACAGTTCGCTTTGACGATCGCGGTTTCGACGCTGATCTCGACATTGAACTCGCTGACCTTGAGCCCGGCGATGTGCGCATTGTTGCTGGACCGCGCGCACGGCGACAAGGATGCCTTCACGCGCTTGCTCGACCGGGTGTTCGGCTGGTTTTTCGTCGGCTTCAACCGCTTTTTCGATCGCTTCGGAGAAGGCTATGCGCGCCTGGTCGGCCGCTTGATCCGGATGACCGCCTTGGTATTGACGCTCTATGTCGGACTGAACGGACTGAACTGGCTGGCCTTCGAAAAAGTGCCGACCGGTTTCATTCCGCAACAAGACCAGGGCTATCTGATTCTGTACACGCAATTGCCCGATGCCGCATCATTGAGCCGCACGCAGGACGTGGTCAAGGAAGCCACTCGCATCATTCTCGATACCGAAGGCGTCGCGCATGTGATTGCTTATTCCGGCTGGTCGGTTCTGACCGGCGCCAATCAGTCCAATGTCGCGACGATGTTTACCCCGCTGGACAGCTTCACGGACCGCGCCGGCAAACCCGAACTGCATGCCAACGAGATCATCAAAAAACTGCAGCAACGTCTTGCGCAAATACCCGATGCGCATATCGCGGTATTCGCGCCGCCGCCGGTGCGTGGCATGGGCTCAGTCGGCGGTTTCAAACTGCAGATTCAGGACCGTACCAGCGCCGGCATCGATGCCTTGCAAGACGTCGCCAATGAGATGATCGCCGAAGGAAACCAACAATCCGGACTTGCCGGATTATTCACGACCTTCCGGGCCGGCGTGCCGCAATTATTTCTCGACGTCGACCGGACCCGCGCGAAAGCGATGGATGTGCCGTTGAAGGAAGTCTTCGAAACGCTGCAAATCTATTTGGGCTCGATGTACGTCAACGACTTCAACAGCTTCGGGCGGACCTACCAAGTCGTCGCGCAAGCCGACGCCGAATACCGAATGCATCCGGAAGATATTGCCGAATTGAAAACCCGGAACGCGGCCGGCGGCATCGTGCCGCTCGGCTCGCTCGTAGACATCAAGGAAATCACCGGGCCGGACAAGATCACGCGCTACAACATGTATCCGGCCGCCGAAATCAACGGCGGCACCTTGCCCGGAATCAGTTCCGGCCAAGCCATCGATATCATGAGCCGCTTGCTCGACCGACAACTGCCGCCCGGCTTCGGCTACGAATGGACCGAACTGAGCCTGCAGCAAGTCTTGGCCGGCAACGTCGCGTTCCTGGTGTTTCCGCTCAGCGTCGTCTTCGTATTTCTGGTGCTCGCCGCACAATACGAAAGCTGGTCATTGCCGCTCGCGATCATCTTGATCGTGCCGATGTGTATCTTGTCGTCGATGACCGGCATCTGGCTCAGCGGCATGGACAACAACATCTTTACCCAAGTCGGCTTCATCGTGCTGGTCGCGTTGGCCAGCAAAAACGCGATCCTGATCGTCGAATTCGCGAAACAGCGCCAGGAAAGCGGACTCGACCGCTTCGCAGCCGTCATGGATGCTTCGCGCGTCCGGCTACGCCCGATTCTGATGACATCGTTCGCATTCATCATGGGCGTGCTGCCGCTGGTGCTGGCGCAAGGCGCCGGCGCCGAATCCCGACGCTTGCTGGGCACCGCGGTATTCAGCGGCATGATCGGCGTCACGCTGTTCGGCCTGTTGTTGACGCCGGTGTTCTATGTCAGCGTGCAGGGACTGGTCCAACGTCTGTTTTCTTCGCGGAAACCAAATCCGCAACACTCTACATCGGATTCTGAATGA
- a CDS encoding efflux RND transporter periplasmic adaptor subunit: MNPKTESALTIYRPSINEVSLTSGGNIPSLSPSLLAFWVITAIAIALTGCGDKAEIQAPPAAKVKIAHPLFRDVTEWDEFTGRIEAIEAVEVRARVGGHLEKVNFFAGEKVKKGDLLFTIDPKPYQAQLNLAQAELERAKSKRELAQNDLERAENLLKAKAISIEEYDGRSKGLREASAAVQAAEANVYRAKLDLEYTRIHAPIDGRVGRELITTGNLVNGGGAATLLTHIVSIDPVYVYIDADERSVLKYKRQLSGRENLQGMPMQLSLTDESDFPHRGTLDYIAPSADTDTGTVTLRGVFENTHNLLSPGFFARVRIQGGAPYPALLLPDRAIGTDQAQRFVWVLNQDDQAEYRKVIPGARIDGLRVISEGLTAEDKVVIEGLQKVRPGAKVAPEPITFGGE; encoded by the coding sequence ATGAATCCAAAAACCGAATCAGCCCTTACGATATATCGCCCCTCCATCAACGAAGTTTCGCTTACAAGCGGTGGAAACATTCCGTCTTTGTCGCCAAGTCTGCTGGCGTTTTGGGTCATCACGGCTATTGCGATCGCGCTGACCGGTTGCGGCGACAAGGCCGAAATTCAAGCTCCGCCGGCGGCCAAGGTCAAAATCGCGCACCCGTTGTTCCGTGATGTCACCGAATGGGACGAATTCACGGGCCGCATTGAAGCGATCGAAGCAGTCGAAGTTCGGGCGCGGGTCGGCGGTCATTTGGAGAAGGTCAATTTCTTCGCCGGCGAAAAAGTCAAAAAAGGCGATTTATTGTTCACGATCGACCCGAAGCCCTATCAGGCTCAATTGAATCTGGCTCAGGCCGAATTGGAAAGAGCCAAATCCAAACGAGAACTCGCACAGAACGACCTCGAGCGCGCGGAAAATTTATTAAAAGCCAAAGCGATATCCATCGAGGAATACGACGGGCGCAGCAAGGGCCTTCGCGAAGCGTCCGCTGCGGTGCAAGCCGCTGAAGCGAACGTTTACCGAGCCAAACTCGATCTCGAATACACGCGTATTCATGCGCCGATCGACGGACGCGTCGGGCGCGAATTGATCACGACCGGAAATCTCGTCAACGGCGGCGGCGCCGCGACGCTGCTGACCCACATCGTCTCGATCGATCCGGTCTATGTCTACATCGACGCCGACGAGCGTTCGGTATTGAAATACAAACGTCAACTCAGCGGCCGCGAGAATCTTCAAGGCATGCCGATGCAACTGAGCTTGACCGACGAAAGCGATTTTCCGCATCGCGGCACGCTCGACTATATCGCGCCGAGCGCCGATACCGATACCGGCACCGTGACTTTGCGAGGCGTTTTCGAAAATACCCATAATCTGTTGAGTCCGGGCTTTTTCGCCCGCGTGCGCATACAAGGCGGTGCCCCCTATCCGGCGCTATTGCTGCCGGATCGCGCTATCGGTACCGATCAGGCACAACGCTTCGTCTGGGTATTGAATCAAGACGATCAGGCCGAATACCGTAAGGTGATTCCGGGCGCGCGCATAGACGGCTTGCGCGTCATTTCCGAGGGCTTGACGGCCGAAGACAAAGTCGTGATCGAAGGTCTGCAAAAAGTCAGACCCGGCGCCAAAGTCGCGCCCGAGCCCATCACGTTTGGCGGAGAATAA
- a CDS encoding efflux transporter outer membrane subunit, producing the protein MMKQVIFTNSGRARSNLGLGLTSLCLTLLSACAVGPDYRLPFIETPQEFGQAVHPEFSKEGIELNWWTLFEDSQLNDLVEQAVEHNYDLKTAYANLEEARALYLESGLDLLPAITSKASYTDQKRSFGAMNNRTFAPRELKLYNIGFDAFWELDLFGRVRRSVEASDDEVDAQEASLRDLSVSLIAEVARNYFELRGLQNQLAVAQKNAENQAETAEITQSRLVNGRGTELDTSRALAQLEATKAGIPPLKSAIQKTIHRLSVLTGQFPGALTERLSRPAPLPKLPETIQIGSPAELLRRRPDIRIAERTLASSTARIGVATADLFPRVTFVGSIALEASSLSGLATGGSDAFSAGPRITWAALDLGRVLARIDAADAHAEADLAQYEQTVLNALEETENALIQYNQERARRKLLAAAAEASQRAQELAHLRFNAGLSDFLTVLDIESRLLQDQSSLAQSETATATALAALYKALGGGWETTVETNDDD; encoded by the coding sequence ATGATGAAACAAGTCATTTTTACGAATAGCGGCCGGGCGCGGTCTAATCTCGGATTGGGTCTGACTTCGTTATGCCTGACATTGCTCAGCGCCTGCGCAGTCGGTCCCGATTATCGACTGCCCTTTATCGAAACGCCGCAAGAATTCGGCCAGGCCGTCCATCCTGAATTTTCTAAGGAAGGCATCGAGCTTAACTGGTGGACCTTGTTCGAGGATAGCCAGTTGAATGACTTGGTCGAACAAGCCGTCGAGCACAATTACGACCTGAAAACGGCCTATGCCAATCTCGAGGAAGCGCGCGCACTGTATTTGGAATCCGGTCTGGATCTTTTGCCGGCGATCACATCAAAAGCGAGCTATACCGACCAGAAACGCAGTTTCGGCGCGATGAATAACCGCACCTTCGCGCCGCGCGAATTAAAACTGTATAACATCGGTTTCGATGCCTTTTGGGAGCTGGATTTGTTCGGCCGCGTTCGCCGCAGCGTCGAAGCCAGCGACGACGAAGTCGACGCACAAGAAGCGAGCCTGCGCGATTTGAGCGTCAGCCTTATCGCCGAAGTCGCGCGTAATTATTTCGAGTTACGGGGCTTGCAAAATCAATTGGCCGTCGCACAAAAAAACGCCGAGAATCAGGCCGAAACAGCCGAAATCACGCAGTCCAGGCTCGTCAACGGTCGAGGCACCGAACTCGACACATCGAGAGCGCTTGCCCAACTCGAAGCCACAAAAGCCGGTATTCCGCCCCTAAAAAGTGCGATCCAAAAAACGATACACCGCTTGAGCGTATTGACCGGGCAATTTCCCGGCGCACTGACCGAACGATTGTCGCGCCCTGCCCCGTTGCCGAAATTACCCGAAACGATACAGATCGGCTCACCGGCAGAACTGCTGCGCCGCCGCCCCGATATCCGCATCGCCGAACGCACATTGGCCTCATCGACTGCACGCATCGGCGTCGCGACGGCCGATCTTTTTCCGCGCGTCACCTTCGTCGGTTCGATCGCACTCGAAGCCAGTTCCTTATCGGGACTCGCTACGGGCGGTTCGGACGCTTTTTCGGCGGGTCCGAGAATTACTTGGGCGGCGCTGGATCTCGGCCGCGTGCTGGCACGTATTGATGCCGCCGATGCGCATGCCGAAGCCGATTTGGCGCAATACGAACAAACCGTTTTGAATGCCTTGGAAGAAACCGAAAACGCGCTGATCCAATACAATCAGGAACGCGCCAGGCGCAAACTGCTGGCTGCGGCGGCCGAGGCGAGTCAAAGAGCCCAAGAACTCGCTCACTTGCGCTTCAATGCCGGACTCAGCGATTTTCTGACGGTATTGGATATCGAATCGAGACTGCTGCAGGATCAAAGCAGTCTAGCCCAAAGCGAAACAGCGACCGCAACCGCGCTCGCGGCGTTATACAAAGCCTTAGGCGGCGGTTGGGAAACGACTGTAGAGACTAACGATGACGATTGA
- a CDS encoding AAA family ATPase, producing MQRTLLNALMAWKTQPMRKPLLIDGARQTGKTYLLQELFGNTFANILRIDFLENHAYKEAFDGSLSPDELLMNIELLTNQVFNPETDLLILDEIGECERAVTSLKYFAEKAPSYFVAASGSNIGLLNTFPVGKVEQYNLRPLTFQEFIYASKEQALIKAFDSQASSPAVHSKLMDKLTDYFFTGGMPEAVAAWYQYKESSILERVEKVSKIHADLVEGYRRDFGKYAGKVDATLIESVFNSIPSQLSLVSDESVKRFKFKHVHERKSRYSDFETAIHWLTCCRLALANYPIEGRPKSPLAAFKKENMVKLFLFDVGLLNHMLGSSYKEIKQQNYEYKGYVAENFVQQELTAIGVDPNYSWNDARAEIEFILATDEGDIVPVEVKSGKRTRAKSLASYIDKCAPSKTFKLTGTQGSSALEQTNIVMPLYFTQYLPLRG from the coding sequence ATGCAGCGCACCTTACTCAACGCTTTAATGGCATGGAAAACGCAACCCATGCGCAAGCCCTTATTGATCGATGGTGCTAGGCAAACGGGTAAAACTTATCTGCTGCAAGAGTTGTTTGGCAACACCTTTGCCAATATCCTTCGTATCGACTTTCTGGAAAATCATGCTTACAAAGAAGCATTCGATGGCTCACTGTCACCTGACGAATTGTTGATGAACATTGAGCTGCTGACCAACCAAGTGTTTAACCCAGAAACTGATCTGCTGATCTTGGATGAGATTGGCGAATGTGAACGCGCCGTTACTTCATTAAAGTATTTTGCCGAAAAAGCACCGTCCTATTTTGTGGCGGCCAGTGGCTCGAACATTGGTTTGCTGAACACTTTTCCTGTTGGCAAGGTGGAACAATACAATTTACGGCCATTGACTTTCCAAGAATTTATTTATGCATCAAAGGAACAGGCTCTGATCAAAGCCTTTGATAGCCAAGCAAGCTCCCCAGCAGTACACAGCAAATTAATGGATAAGCTGACGGACTACTTTTTTACCGGTGGCATGCCTGAGGCGGTTGCTGCTTGGTATCAATATAAAGAGTCGAGCATTTTAGAGCGCGTTGAAAAGGTCTCTAAAATTCATGCTGATTTAGTCGAAGGTTATCGTCGCGATTTTGGTAAATACGCAGGAAAGGTCGATGCAACGCTGATTGAATCCGTATTCAATAGCATTCCTTCACAACTATCGCTGGTTTCCGATGAATCCGTTAAGCGTTTTAAATTTAAACATGTGCATGAGCGTAAATCTCGTTACAGCGATTTTGAAACCGCTATCCACTGGTTAACGTGTTGCCGCTTGGCATTAGCGAATTATCCCATTGAAGGGCGGCCGAAATCGCCTCTCGCGGCCTTTAAAAAAGAGAATATGGTCAAGCTGTTTTTGTTTGATGTGGGCCTGCTCAATCATATGCTAGGTAGCAGTTATAAGGAAATCAAACAGCAAAACTACGAGTACAAGGGATATGTGGCAGAAAACTTTGTTCAGCAAGAACTCACCGCCATTGGCGTTGACCCAAATTACTCTTGGAATGACGCCCGCGCTGAAATTGAATTTATCCTAGCAACGGATGAAGGTGATATCGTCCCAGTCGAGGTCAAAAGCGGCAAACGCACACGGGCAAAATCGCTGGCATCCTACATTGATAAGTGCGCACCGAGCAAAACCTTCAAGTTAACCGGCACACAAGGCTCTTCTGCACTAGAGCAAACCAATATCGTCATGCCCTTGTACTTTACTCAATATTTGCCGTTGAGAGGGTAA
- a CDS encoding TetR/AcrR family transcriptional regulator — translation MVKCGRPPKGQECQSRERLLDSALQLFLEHGYGDLNMETIAKDAHVSMRTIYSQFGNKAGLFGAVIKRCSDQFVDRLPENLEPEEALTVFAKHYVHLITRSDAVRIRTILIGESLRFPELAAQFYEQGPQRARDALVDYFVKKQQEGHFSDVSPRVLADYFLSCLRNEHFQKLQLGLASTPEETEIDLWVRQAVDLFLHGCLKK, via the coding sequence ATGGTTAAATGTGGACGTCCGCCGAAAGGGCAAGAGTGTCAAAGCCGCGAGCGCTTGTTGGACAGCGCGTTGCAACTGTTTCTGGAACACGGTTACGGCGATCTGAATATGGAAACGATCGCGAAGGATGCTCACGTATCGATGCGGACGATTTACAGTCAGTTCGGTAATAAGGCGGGGTTATTCGGCGCCGTGATAAAGCGTTGCAGCGACCAGTTCGTCGACAGACTGCCCGAAAATCTCGAGCCGGAAGAAGCGTTGACTGTCTTCGCGAAACACTATGTTCACCTAATTACCCGGTCCGATGCGGTGCGTATCAGGACGATTTTGATCGGCGAGTCGTTGCGTTTTCCGGAATTGGCAGCGCAGTTTTACGAGCAAGGCCCGCAACGCGCACGGGATGCGCTGGTCGATTATTTCGTCAAAAAACAGCAAGAAGGGCATTTTTCGGATGTGTCGCCGAGGGTGTTAGCCGATTATTTTTTGAGTTGTCTGCGAAACGAACATTTTCAGAAGTTGCAGCTTGGATTGGCATCAACGCCGGAAGAGACCGAAATAGACCTTTGGGTTAGGCAGGCCGTCGATCTATTTTTACACGGTTGTTTGAAGAAATGA